One part of the Quercus lobata isolate SW786 chromosome 7, ValleyOak3.0 Primary Assembly, whole genome shotgun sequence genome encodes these proteins:
- the LOC115952774 gene encoding chaperone protein dnaJ 1, mitochondrial-like, with translation MVDVPTLSGKTQLKIPKGVQLGQLLVPRGKGILLVAAGLPKHGFLVDHGDQYVCFRVNFPTEINERQHAILEELAE, from the exons ATGGTCGATGTGCCAACTTTATCAGGGAAGACGCAACTAAAA ATACCAAAAGGGGTTCAGCTAGGACAACTTCTGGTTCCAAGAGGCAAAGGTATATTGTTAGTTGCTGCAGGACTGCCAAAGCATGGCTTTCTTGTAGACCATGGAGATCAGTATGTTTGCTTCCGTGTTAACTTTCCCAC TGAAATAAATGAACGCCAGCATGCTATACTTGAAGAATTAGCGGAATAG
- the LOC115952773 gene encoding uncharacterized protein LOC115952773: MELSSDWKSLFPISSVFKPPLLLTDSDSKPILGPLFFNPKPKTLSVLFTSPSLPNPPPPFLQTHNLLSFLRLPLSNSLLLFFPTGPNSDRLGFLLLSIKASRFDTCGAKDDEVLHETTGFEYRILRIAVNPNPFPYPGNNHNHNHSTVVGYLLASTLCSVHWFVVQEIHNSGKFPRVFCLGSKVFKTSSVVYACWSPHIPEESVVLLESGALFLFDLESCFRRSRTFNSNARFRGTKLLVSWDADSDSGNCKWLSCEFSWHPRILIVARSDAVFLVDLRFDGCTVSCLAKVEMLRMYTSVQNERFLTFTMAGSDGFYFALASDSLLVLCDVRKPMMPLLQWAHGLDNPCHINVFRLSELRSNSRDDKYRWASKSGFCIILGSFQNCEFNLFCYGPTIPTPRGSIISEVSKVLKTHYAWELPSDLLLSGRECQCGSCLVREEILKDDLPKWIDWQHKKELALGFVILNKDLSAMLSESNEFGGFTLIRLISSGKLESQSYCASWKLKELHTERFHFKDNSLYIMDDEEYKFPRRFKYVKLDKLSAYLNGSLTEVLVSKLKNPCKGPREKESFSSESHEILCEKLKACGFGRLRSPPAVSVVFNDISSPASIHEVALRRLWAGLPMELLQLAYSNYSEFLEVLLDQKKVSLEFLVVPDLPQLPPFFLRRPSCRSNKWSHKVQRDDALVGPVLPFPILLTLHEYRNGHSESEEEAGVFSLEREISLQCDEIKQVASEMALSYSSCELHGDQAISLADEREDMWGSSQKPKPFCLYHPVAFKCSTMDHVQDNVFKDEKFDNLIFKVPEKKHVPNGLVETIGPELFDDLCPVDLRFDTSAKNFGRNESKIYKVLKKKWSKWQDGFNLYQQFCTESKFQKQSA, encoded by the coding sequence ATGGAGCTCTCGTCTGACTGGAAATCCCTCTTCCCAATATCATCAGTTTTCAAACCTCCACTTCTCCTCACAGATTCAGACTCAAAACCCATACTGGGTCCACTCTTCTTCAACCCTAAACCCAAAACCCTTTCTGTTCTCTTCACCTCTCCATCTCTCCCAAACCCACCACCGCCTTTCCTCCAAACCCACAACCTCCTCTCCTTCCTTCGCCTCCCTCTTTCCAACTCCCTCCTTCTCTTCTTCCCCACCGGTCCCAACTCCGACCGACTCGGCTTCTTGCTTCTCTCTATCAAAGCTTCCCGTTTCGACACCTGCGGCGCCAAAGACGATGAGGTTTTACACGAAACTACCGGGTTCGAGTACCGCATTCTCAGGATTGCGGTTAACCCCAACCCCTTTCCCTATCCAGGTaataatcataatcataatcatTCCACTGTTGTTGGGTATTTGCTGGCTTCTACATTGTGCTCTGTGCATTGGTTTGTTGTTCAGGAAATTCATAATTCTGGTAAATTTCCCAGAGTCTTTTGTTTAGGTTCTAAGGTTTTTAAGACTAGCTCTGTTGTATATGCTTGTTGGAGTCCACATATACCCGAGGAGAGTGTAGTTTTGTTAGAAAGTGGTGCTTTGTTCTTGTTTGATTTGGAGTCTTGTTTTAGAAGAAGTAGGACTTTCAATTCCAATGCACGTTTTAGAGGGACTAAGTTGCTTGTATCGTGGGATGCTGATTCTGATTCGGGGAACTGTAAATGGTTGAGCTGTGAATTCAGTTGGCATCCTAGGATTTTGATTGTTGCCCGGTCTGATGCAGTTTTCTTGGTCGATTTGAGGTTTGATGGGTGTACTGTGAGTTGTTTAGCTAAGGTTGAGATGCTGAGGATGTATACTTCGGTTCAAAATGAACGGTTCCTTACGTTTACAATGGCAGGATCTGATGGTTTCTATTTTGCATTGGCCTCAGATAGTTTGTTGGTTCTTTGTGATGTGCGGAAACCAATGATGCCGTTGTTGCAATGGGCTCACGGTCTTGATAATCCGTGCCATATTAATGTATTTAGATTATCGGAATTGAGATCAAACTCAAGGGATGATAAATATAGGTGGGCTTCTAAATCGGGTTTTTGTATAATATTGGGATCTTTTCAGAATTGTGAGTTTAATCTATTTTGTTATGGACCTACTATACCAACTCCGAGAGGATCCATTATTTCTGAAGTTTCGAAAGTTTTGAAAACCCATTATGCATGGGAGCTTCCTTCAGATCTCTTATTGTCGGGTCGTGAGTGTCAATGTGGAAGTTGTCTTGTGAGAGAGGAGATTTTGAAGGATGATCTTCCTAAATGGATTGATTGGCAGCATAAGAAGGAATTGGCTTTgggttttgtcattttaaaCAAAGATCTATCAGCAATGCTTTCCGAGTCGAATGAATTTGGTGGTTTTACATTGATAAGACTTATATCATCAGGGAAGCTTGAATCACAAAGCTATTGTGCCTCGTGGAAGTTGAAAGAACTTCACACAGAGCGGTTCCATTTTAAAGATAATTCCCTGTATATTATGGATGATGAGGAGTACAAATTTCCTAGAAGATTTAAGTACGTGAAACTTGATAAACTCTCTGCATATTTGAATGGTAGTCTAACTGAAGTCCTggtttcaaaattgaaaaatcctTGCAAGGGTCCTCGAGAAAAGGAATCTTTTAGCTCAGAATCTCATGAAATCTTGTGTGAGAAGTTGAAGGCTTGTGGGTTTGGTCGATTGAGATCGCCTCCTGCAGTTTCTGTTGTTTTTAATGACATTAGCTCGCCAGCAAGCATACATGAGGTTGCTTTGAGAAGGTTGTGGGCAGGCCTGCCAATGGAACTCTTACAACTGGCCTATTCCAACTACTCAGAGTTCCTTGAGGTACTTTTGGACCAGAAAAAAGTATCTTTGGAATTTCTAGTTGTCCCTGACCTACCTCAATTGCCTCCTTTCTTCTTAAGAAGGCCTTCATGCCGTAGCAATAAGTGGTCACACAAAGTGCAGCGAGATGATGCTCTAGTGGGTCCAGTACTTCCTTTTCCTATTTTACTTACACTTCATGAGTATCGTAATGGCCACTCAGAATCGGAAGAAGAAGCAGGTGTATTTTCATTAGAGAGGGAAATTAGCCTACAATGTGATGAAATCAAGCAGGTGGCCAGTGAAATGGCCTTGTCATATTCTAGTTGTGAGCTTCATGGTGACCAAGCTATCTCCCTTGCTGATGAAAGAGAAGATATGTGGGGTagttctcaaaaaccaaaaccTTTTTGTTTATACCATCCAGTTGCATTTAAGTGCTCTACCATGGATCACGTACAGGACAATGTCTTTAAGGATGAGAAATTTGATAACCTGATTTTTAAAGTGCCTGAGAAGAAGCATGTTCCTAATGGCTTGGTGGAAACCATTGGACCAGAACTGTTTGATGATCTCTGCCCTGTTGATTTGAGATTTGATACTTCTGCCAAGAACTTCGGGCGAAATGAATCAAAGATATACAAAGTTTTGAAGAAGAAATGGTCTAAATGGCAAGACGGATTTAATTTATATCAGCAATTTTGCACAGAGTCTAAATTCCAAAAGCAATCAGCATGA